The Corvus hawaiiensis isolate bCorHaw1 chromosome 2, bCorHaw1.pri.cur, whole genome shotgun sequence genome includes a window with the following:
- the RPL31 gene encoding 60S ribosomal protein L31: MAPAKKGGEKKKGRSAINEVVTREYTINIHKRIHGVGFKKRAPRALKEIRKFAMKEMGTPDVRIDTRLNKAVWAKGIRNVPYRIRVRLSRKRNEDEDSPNKLYTLVTYVPVTTFKGLQTVNVDEN; the protein is encoded by the exons ATGGCTCCCGCAAAGAAAGGCGGCGAGAAGAAAAAGGGCCGCTCTGCCATCAACGAGGTAGTAACTCGGGAATACACCATCAACATTCACAAGCGGATCCATGGCGT GGGCTTCAAGAAGCGAGCACCACGCGCTCTCAAGGAAATCCGTAAATTTGCGATGAAGGAGATGGGTACTCCTGATGTTCGCATTGATACCAGACTGAACAAAGCGGTCTGGGCTAAAGGAATAAG GAATGTTCCTTACCGTATCCGCGTGCGTTTGTCCAGAAAGCGCAATGAGGATGAGGATTCACCCAACAAGCTGTACACTCTGGTTACCTACGTACCAGTCACAACATTCAAAG GTCTACAGACAGTCAATGTGGATGAAAATTAA
- the TBC1D8 gene encoding TBC1 domain family member 8 isoform X2: MWLKPEEVLLKNALKLWVTQKSSGYFILQRRRGHGDGGGRFTGRLVGALDAVLDSNARVAPFRILLQVPGSQVYSAIACGATAEEINQHWEWLEQNLLHTLSVFDNKEDIVSFVKGKVKALIAEETSSKLAEQEEDPEKFREALVKFESRFNFPEAEKLITYYSCCCWKGKVPRQGWLYLSINHLCFYSFFLGKELKLIIPWVEVQKLERTSNVFMTDTVRVTTANKERDFSTFLNIAEAFRIMEQLADVTLRRLLDNEIFELDPGLQDPTQITKRDLEARAQNEFFRAFFRLPRKEKLHEVVDCSLWTPFSRCHTAGRMYTSDSYICFASKENGCCTVIIPLREVISIEKMEDTSLLPNPIIVSIKSKTAFQFIELKDRDTLVENLLQRLKEVNSSNPLHCNNLQNNNQNSLAFGSVCTLGDDEAACLGTEASQGKEGSECEKENSYLLNAEALRSDFHQSGMSGLDFGKSREQIKESLWDDHFVEYGRTVCMFRTEKIRKLVAMGIPESLRGKLWLLFSDAETDLASHPGYYIHLVEASMGKCCMATEEIERDLHRSLPEHPAFQSETGIAALRRVLTAYAHRNPKIGYCQSMNILTSVLLLYAKEEEAFWLLVAVCERMLPDYFNHRVIGAQVDQSVFEELIKEQLPELAEHMKDLTALASISLSWFLTLFLSIMPLESAVNVVDCFFYDGIKAIFQLGLAILEANAVDLCNSKDDGQALMILSRFLERVKNEESPLPPIGNHHAFFSDDQESSPVTEIANLIHDSYEKFGDHSVEQIEHMRYKHRIRVLQSHEDTTKQNVLRVVIPDVSILPEDLEELYDLFKREHLIRCYWESTSVVSERHDPRRPYAEQYRIDAQQFASLYRLLSPWTCGEHTDLLAHRTFRLLDENRDRLIEFKGLASCLDVMYNGEMNEKIKLLYKLHIPPALTENERDSQSPLKNPLLSTSRPLVIGKSNGDAVDYQKQLKQMLKDLAKEKDTKNEKELPKMSQREFIQFCKTLYSMFHEDPEENDLYQAIATVTTLLLQIGEVGQRSISLGSGSDEFTEDLQPEASTSDQDAVFTDTVKTPHKDSQPSPATEGDWTVSFEHILASLLTEQSLVNFFEKPLELKPKLENAKLNQYSLRTNGLSCQSRSEHAKPSTQ; the protein is encoded by the exons gTGCCACTGCAGAGGAAATAAACCAACACTGGGAATGGCTGGAACAAAACTTGCTCCATACTTTGTCTGTGTTTGACAATAAAGAAGATATTGTTAGTTTTGTCAAAGGGAAAGTGAAG GCATTGATTGCAGAGGAAACGAGCAGCAAGCTCGCTGAGCAGGAGGAAGACCCCGAGAAGTTCCGAGAAGCCCTGGTGAAATTTGAATCCAGATTTAATTTTCCTGAAGCAGAGAAGTTGATCACCTATTATTCCTGTTGCTGTTGGAAAGGAAAAGTTCCTCGGCAAGGCTGGCTTTATTTGAGCATCAATCATCTctgtttttattccttcttcctGGGCAAAGAAT TGAAACTTATCATTCCTTGGGTTGAGGTCCAGAAACTGGAAAGAACCTCCAATGTCTTCATGACTGACACAGTTCGTGTCACTACAGCAAATAAAGAGCGTGACTTCTCCACGTTCCTCAATATTGCTGAGGCTTTCAGAATCATGGAGCAGCTGGCAGATGTGACACTCCGAAGGCTACTGGATAATGAAATCTTTGAACTGGATCCAGGCCTGCAGGATCCTACTCAGATTACCAAAAG GGATCTTGAAGCCAGAGCACAGAATGAATTCTTTCGGGCCTTCTTCAGATTGCCCAGGAAGGAGAAGCTGCACGAAGTTGTGGACTGTTCTCTCTGGACACCGTTTAGTCGCTGTCACACAGCGGGGAGGATGTATACTTCAGACAGTTATATCTGTTTTGCCAGCAAAGAAAATGGCTGCTGCACTGTTATCATCCCACTTAGAGAG GTAATCAGTATAGAGAAGATGGAGGACACAAGCCTTCTCCCTAATCCCATCATTGTTAGCATAAAGAGTAAGACAGCCTTTCAGTTCATTGAGCTGAAGGATCGGGATACTTTGGTGGAGAACCTTCTCCAGAGGCTAAAAGAGGTGAACTCCAGCAACCCACTGCACTGCAACAACTTGCAGAATAACAATCAG AACAGCCTTGCCTTCGGATCCGTGTGCACGCTGGGGGATGATGAGGCTGCATGTCTGGGAACAGAGGCTTCacaagggaaggagggaagtgAATGTGAAAAGGAGAACAGTTACTTGCTCAATGCAGAAGCACTAAGGTCAGACTTTCACCAGTCAGGAATGTCAGGCCTTGATTTTGGAAAG TCTAGGGAGCAAATCAAAGAGAGCCTGTGGGATGACCATTTTGTAGAGTATGGCAGAACTGTGTGCATGTTTCGCacagagaaaatcagaaaacttGTTGCTATGGGAATTCCCGAATCCTTAAGAGGCAAACTCTGGCTGCTTTTCTCAG ATGCCGAGACAGATCTTGCCTCACATCCTGGGTACTACATACATTTGGTGGAGGCATCCATGGGCAAGTGCTGTATGGCAACAGAGGAGATCGAGCGTGACCTGCACCGCTCGCTGCCTGAGCACCCGGCCTTCCAGAGTGAGACGGGGATAGCTGCCCTGAGGAGGGTGCTCACAGCGTATGCACACAGGAACCCCAAAATAGGCTACTGCCAG TCTATGAATATTTTGACCTCCGTGTTGCTGCTGTATGCCAAAGAGGAGGAAGCCTTTTGGCTGCTGGTTGCTGTGTGTGAGCGAATGCTGCCGGATTACTTCAACCACCGAGTGATAG GTGCTCAGGTAGACCAGTCAGTGTTTGAAGAGCTTATAAAAGAGCAACTTCCAGAGCTGGCTGAACATATGAAGGATCTGACAGCCCTAGCTTCCATCTCTCTTTCCTGGTTCCTTACCCTTTTCCTCAGCATCATGCCCCTGGAAAGTGCTGTGAATGTTGTGGACTGCTTCTTCTATGATGGCATCAAAGCCATTTTCCAGCTGGGCTTGGCCATACTGGAAGCAAATGCTGTGGATCTGTGTAACAGCAAGGATGATGGGCAGGCCCTGATGATCCTGAGCAG GTTTTTAGAGCGTGTCAAAAATGAGGAAAGCCCTCTGCCACCTATTGGTAATCACCATGCATTCTTCAGTGACGACCAGGAATCTTCTCCAGTGACTGAAATAGCAAACCTGATTCATGACTCTTATGAG AAATTTGGAGACCACTCTGTGGAACAGATAGAGCACATGCGCTACAAACACCGAATCCGTGTCCTGCAGAGCCATGAAGATACAACCAAGCAAAATGTG ctCAGAGTTGTCATCCCAGATGTTTCAATTCTTCCTGAAGATTTGGAGGAATTGTATGATTTGTTCAAG AGGGAGCATTTAATCAGGTGCTACTGGGAAAGCACGAGCGTGGTGTCGGAGCGCCATGATCCCAGGCGGCCGTACGCCGAGCAGTACCGCATCGACGCCCAGCAGTTCGCCAGCCTCTACCGGCTGCTCTCGCCCTGGACCTGCGGGGAGCACACCGACCTCCTTGCCCACAGGACCTTCCGCCTCCTGGATGAGAACAGGGACCGGCTCATCGAGTTCAAGGGGCTCGCCAGCTGCTTGG ATGTTATGTATAATGGAGAAATGAACGAAAAGATAAAGTTACTATACAAGCTGCATATCCCACCGG ctCTCACAGAAAACGAACGAGACAGCCAGTCACCATTAAAGAATCCTTTGCTGTCAACATCAAGACCACTGGTCATTGGAAAATCAAATG GTGATGCAGTAGATTACCAAAAGCAGTTGAAGCAGATGCTGAAGGATCTAGCCAAAGAAAAGGAtactaaaaatgaaaaggaattgCCAAAAATGAGCCAG AGGGAGTTCATTCAGTTCTGCAAAACGTTGTATAGCATGTTTCATGAAGATCCAGAGGAGAATGATTTGTATCAAGCCATTGCCACTGTGACCACACTGTTACTTCAGATTGGAGAAGTAGGACAAAGGAGCATCAGCCTGGGGAGTGGATCAGATGAGTTCACCGAGGACTTACAGCCCGAGGCCTCCACTTCAGACCAGGATGCTGTTTTTACTGACACTGTGAAGACCCCTCACAAAGACTCTCAACCTTCACCTGCGACTGAGGGGGACTGGACTGTCTCTTTTGAACATATTTTAGCCTCCCTCTTGACTGAACAATCATTAGTTAACTTCTTTGAAAAACCCTTAGAACTGAAACCAAAGCTTGAGAATGCAAAGCTAAATCAATACAGTCTCAGAACAAATGGACTGAGCTGCCAGTCACGGAGTGAACATGCAAAACCAAGCACGCAGTAG
- the TBC1D8 gene encoding TBC1 domain family member 8 isoform X1, giving the protein MWLKPEEVLLKNALKLWVTQKSSGYFILQRRRGHGDGGGRFTGRLVGALDAVLDSNARVAPFRILLQVPGSQVYSAIACGELLNGSEVYWAIAIGATAEEINQHWEWLEQNLLHTLSVFDNKEDIVSFVKGKVKALIAEETSSKLAEQEEDPEKFREALVKFESRFNFPEAEKLITYYSCCCWKGKVPRQGWLYLSINHLCFYSFFLGKELKLIIPWVEVQKLERTSNVFMTDTVRVTTANKERDFSTFLNIAEAFRIMEQLADVTLRRLLDNEIFELDPGLQDPTQITKRDLEARAQNEFFRAFFRLPRKEKLHEVVDCSLWTPFSRCHTAGRMYTSDSYICFASKENGCCTVIIPLREVISIEKMEDTSLLPNPIIVSIKSKTAFQFIELKDRDTLVENLLQRLKEVNSSNPLHCNNLQNNNQNSLAFGSVCTLGDDEAACLGTEASQGKEGSECEKENSYLLNAEALRSDFHQSGMSGLDFGKSREQIKESLWDDHFVEYGRTVCMFRTEKIRKLVAMGIPESLRGKLWLLFSDAETDLASHPGYYIHLVEASMGKCCMATEEIERDLHRSLPEHPAFQSETGIAALRRVLTAYAHRNPKIGYCQSMNILTSVLLLYAKEEEAFWLLVAVCERMLPDYFNHRVIGAQVDQSVFEELIKEQLPELAEHMKDLTALASISLSWFLTLFLSIMPLESAVNVVDCFFYDGIKAIFQLGLAILEANAVDLCNSKDDGQALMILSRFLERVKNEESPLPPIGNHHAFFSDDQESSPVTEIANLIHDSYEKFGDHSVEQIEHMRYKHRIRVLQSHEDTTKQNVLRVVIPDVSILPEDLEELYDLFKREHLIRCYWESTSVVSERHDPRRPYAEQYRIDAQQFASLYRLLSPWTCGEHTDLLAHRTFRLLDENRDRLIEFKGLASCLDVMYNGEMNEKIKLLYKLHIPPALTENERDSQSPLKNPLLSTSRPLVIGKSNGDAVDYQKQLKQMLKDLAKEKDTKNEKELPKMSQREFIQFCKTLYSMFHEDPEENDLYQAIATVTTLLLQIGEVGQRSISLGSGSDEFTEDLQPEASTSDQDAVFTDTVKTPHKDSQPSPATEGDWTVSFEHILASLLTEQSLVNFFEKPLELKPKLENAKLNQYSLRTNGLSCQSRSEHAKPSTQ; this is encoded by the exons gTGCCACTGCAGAGGAAATAAACCAACACTGGGAATGGCTGGAACAAAACTTGCTCCATACTTTGTCTGTGTTTGACAATAAAGAAGATATTGTTAGTTTTGTCAAAGGGAAAGTGAAG GCATTGATTGCAGAGGAAACGAGCAGCAAGCTCGCTGAGCAGGAGGAAGACCCCGAGAAGTTCCGAGAAGCCCTGGTGAAATTTGAATCCAGATTTAATTTTCCTGAAGCAGAGAAGTTGATCACCTATTATTCCTGTTGCTGTTGGAAAGGAAAAGTTCCTCGGCAAGGCTGGCTTTATTTGAGCATCAATCATCTctgtttttattccttcttcctGGGCAAAGAAT TGAAACTTATCATTCCTTGGGTTGAGGTCCAGAAACTGGAAAGAACCTCCAATGTCTTCATGACTGACACAGTTCGTGTCACTACAGCAAATAAAGAGCGTGACTTCTCCACGTTCCTCAATATTGCTGAGGCTTTCAGAATCATGGAGCAGCTGGCAGATGTGACACTCCGAAGGCTACTGGATAATGAAATCTTTGAACTGGATCCAGGCCTGCAGGATCCTACTCAGATTACCAAAAG GGATCTTGAAGCCAGAGCACAGAATGAATTCTTTCGGGCCTTCTTCAGATTGCCCAGGAAGGAGAAGCTGCACGAAGTTGTGGACTGTTCTCTCTGGACACCGTTTAGTCGCTGTCACACAGCGGGGAGGATGTATACTTCAGACAGTTATATCTGTTTTGCCAGCAAAGAAAATGGCTGCTGCACTGTTATCATCCCACTTAGAGAG GTAATCAGTATAGAGAAGATGGAGGACACAAGCCTTCTCCCTAATCCCATCATTGTTAGCATAAAGAGTAAGACAGCCTTTCAGTTCATTGAGCTGAAGGATCGGGATACTTTGGTGGAGAACCTTCTCCAGAGGCTAAAAGAGGTGAACTCCAGCAACCCACTGCACTGCAACAACTTGCAGAATAACAATCAG AACAGCCTTGCCTTCGGATCCGTGTGCACGCTGGGGGATGATGAGGCTGCATGTCTGGGAACAGAGGCTTCacaagggaaggagggaagtgAATGTGAAAAGGAGAACAGTTACTTGCTCAATGCAGAAGCACTAAGGTCAGACTTTCACCAGTCAGGAATGTCAGGCCTTGATTTTGGAAAG TCTAGGGAGCAAATCAAAGAGAGCCTGTGGGATGACCATTTTGTAGAGTATGGCAGAACTGTGTGCATGTTTCGCacagagaaaatcagaaaacttGTTGCTATGGGAATTCCCGAATCCTTAAGAGGCAAACTCTGGCTGCTTTTCTCAG ATGCCGAGACAGATCTTGCCTCACATCCTGGGTACTACATACATTTGGTGGAGGCATCCATGGGCAAGTGCTGTATGGCAACAGAGGAGATCGAGCGTGACCTGCACCGCTCGCTGCCTGAGCACCCGGCCTTCCAGAGTGAGACGGGGATAGCTGCCCTGAGGAGGGTGCTCACAGCGTATGCACACAGGAACCCCAAAATAGGCTACTGCCAG TCTATGAATATTTTGACCTCCGTGTTGCTGCTGTATGCCAAAGAGGAGGAAGCCTTTTGGCTGCTGGTTGCTGTGTGTGAGCGAATGCTGCCGGATTACTTCAACCACCGAGTGATAG GTGCTCAGGTAGACCAGTCAGTGTTTGAAGAGCTTATAAAAGAGCAACTTCCAGAGCTGGCTGAACATATGAAGGATCTGACAGCCCTAGCTTCCATCTCTCTTTCCTGGTTCCTTACCCTTTTCCTCAGCATCATGCCCCTGGAAAGTGCTGTGAATGTTGTGGACTGCTTCTTCTATGATGGCATCAAAGCCATTTTCCAGCTGGGCTTGGCCATACTGGAAGCAAATGCTGTGGATCTGTGTAACAGCAAGGATGATGGGCAGGCCCTGATGATCCTGAGCAG GTTTTTAGAGCGTGTCAAAAATGAGGAAAGCCCTCTGCCACCTATTGGTAATCACCATGCATTCTTCAGTGACGACCAGGAATCTTCTCCAGTGACTGAAATAGCAAACCTGATTCATGACTCTTATGAG AAATTTGGAGACCACTCTGTGGAACAGATAGAGCACATGCGCTACAAACACCGAATCCGTGTCCTGCAGAGCCATGAAGATACAACCAAGCAAAATGTG ctCAGAGTTGTCATCCCAGATGTTTCAATTCTTCCTGAAGATTTGGAGGAATTGTATGATTTGTTCAAG AGGGAGCATTTAATCAGGTGCTACTGGGAAAGCACGAGCGTGGTGTCGGAGCGCCATGATCCCAGGCGGCCGTACGCCGAGCAGTACCGCATCGACGCCCAGCAGTTCGCCAGCCTCTACCGGCTGCTCTCGCCCTGGACCTGCGGGGAGCACACCGACCTCCTTGCCCACAGGACCTTCCGCCTCCTGGATGAGAACAGGGACCGGCTCATCGAGTTCAAGGGGCTCGCCAGCTGCTTGG ATGTTATGTATAATGGAGAAATGAACGAAAAGATAAAGTTACTATACAAGCTGCATATCCCACCGG ctCTCACAGAAAACGAACGAGACAGCCAGTCACCATTAAAGAATCCTTTGCTGTCAACATCAAGACCACTGGTCATTGGAAAATCAAATG GTGATGCAGTAGATTACCAAAAGCAGTTGAAGCAGATGCTGAAGGATCTAGCCAAAGAAAAGGAtactaaaaatgaaaaggaattgCCAAAAATGAGCCAG AGGGAGTTCATTCAGTTCTGCAAAACGTTGTATAGCATGTTTCATGAAGATCCAGAGGAGAATGATTTGTATCAAGCCATTGCCACTGTGACCACACTGTTACTTCAGATTGGAGAAGTAGGACAAAGGAGCATCAGCCTGGGGAGTGGATCAGATGAGTTCACCGAGGACTTACAGCCCGAGGCCTCCACTTCAGACCAGGATGCTGTTTTTACTGACACTGTGAAGACCCCTCACAAAGACTCTCAACCTTCACCTGCGACTGAGGGGGACTGGACTGTCTCTTTTGAACATATTTTAGCCTCCCTCTTGACTGAACAATCATTAGTTAACTTCTTTGAAAAACCCTTAGAACTGAAACCAAAGCTTGAGAATGCAAAGCTAAATCAATACAGTCTCAGAACAAATGGACTGAGCTGCCAGTCACGGAGTGAACATGCAAAACCAAGCACGCAGTAG
- the TBC1D8 gene encoding TBC1 domain family member 8 isoform X3 yields the protein MKSLDRQSVKSSASVKLIIPWVEVQKLERTSNVFMTDTVRVTTANKERDFSTFLNIAEAFRIMEQLADVTLRRLLDNEIFELDPGLQDPTQITKRDLEARAQNEFFRAFFRLPRKEKLHEVVDCSLWTPFSRCHTAGRMYTSDSYICFASKENGCCTVIIPLREVISIEKMEDTSLLPNPIIVSIKSKTAFQFIELKDRDTLVENLLQRLKEVNSSNPLHCNNLQNNNQNSLAFGSVCTLGDDEAACLGTEASQGKEGSECEKENSYLLNAEALRSDFHQSGMSGLDFGKSREQIKESLWDDHFVEYGRTVCMFRTEKIRKLVAMGIPESLRGKLWLLFSDAETDLASHPGYYIHLVEASMGKCCMATEEIERDLHRSLPEHPAFQSETGIAALRRVLTAYAHRNPKIGYCQSMNILTSVLLLYAKEEEAFWLLVAVCERMLPDYFNHRVIGAQVDQSVFEELIKEQLPELAEHMKDLTALASISLSWFLTLFLSIMPLESAVNVVDCFFYDGIKAIFQLGLAILEANAVDLCNSKDDGQALMILSRFLERVKNEESPLPPIGNHHAFFSDDQESSPVTEIANLIHDSYEKFGDHSVEQIEHMRYKHRIRVLQSHEDTTKQNVLRVVIPDVSILPEDLEELYDLFKREHLIRCYWESTSVVSERHDPRRPYAEQYRIDAQQFASLYRLLSPWTCGEHTDLLAHRTFRLLDENRDRLIEFKGLASCLDVMYNGEMNEKIKLLYKLHIPPALTENERDSQSPLKNPLLSTSRPLVIGKSNGDAVDYQKQLKQMLKDLAKEKDTKNEKELPKMSQREFIQFCKTLYSMFHEDPEENDLYQAIATVTTLLLQIGEVGQRSISLGSGSDEFTEDLQPEASTSDQDAVFTDTVKTPHKDSQPSPATEGDWTVSFEHILASLLTEQSLVNFFEKPLELKPKLENAKLNQYSLRTNGLSCQSRSEHAKPSTQ from the exons ATGAAATCTCTTGATAGGCAAAGTGTTAAGTCTTCTGCTTCTG TGAAACTTATCATTCCTTGGGTTGAGGTCCAGAAACTGGAAAGAACCTCCAATGTCTTCATGACTGACACAGTTCGTGTCACTACAGCAAATAAAGAGCGTGACTTCTCCACGTTCCTCAATATTGCTGAGGCTTTCAGAATCATGGAGCAGCTGGCAGATGTGACACTCCGAAGGCTACTGGATAATGAAATCTTTGAACTGGATCCAGGCCTGCAGGATCCTACTCAGATTACCAAAAG GGATCTTGAAGCCAGAGCACAGAATGAATTCTTTCGGGCCTTCTTCAGATTGCCCAGGAAGGAGAAGCTGCACGAAGTTGTGGACTGTTCTCTCTGGACACCGTTTAGTCGCTGTCACACAGCGGGGAGGATGTATACTTCAGACAGTTATATCTGTTTTGCCAGCAAAGAAAATGGCTGCTGCACTGTTATCATCCCACTTAGAGAG GTAATCAGTATAGAGAAGATGGAGGACACAAGCCTTCTCCCTAATCCCATCATTGTTAGCATAAAGAGTAAGACAGCCTTTCAGTTCATTGAGCTGAAGGATCGGGATACTTTGGTGGAGAACCTTCTCCAGAGGCTAAAAGAGGTGAACTCCAGCAACCCACTGCACTGCAACAACTTGCAGAATAACAATCAG AACAGCCTTGCCTTCGGATCCGTGTGCACGCTGGGGGATGATGAGGCTGCATGTCTGGGAACAGAGGCTTCacaagggaaggagggaagtgAATGTGAAAAGGAGAACAGTTACTTGCTCAATGCAGAAGCACTAAGGTCAGACTTTCACCAGTCAGGAATGTCAGGCCTTGATTTTGGAAAG TCTAGGGAGCAAATCAAAGAGAGCCTGTGGGATGACCATTTTGTAGAGTATGGCAGAACTGTGTGCATGTTTCGCacagagaaaatcagaaaacttGTTGCTATGGGAATTCCCGAATCCTTAAGAGGCAAACTCTGGCTGCTTTTCTCAG ATGCCGAGACAGATCTTGCCTCACATCCTGGGTACTACATACATTTGGTGGAGGCATCCATGGGCAAGTGCTGTATGGCAACAGAGGAGATCGAGCGTGACCTGCACCGCTCGCTGCCTGAGCACCCGGCCTTCCAGAGTGAGACGGGGATAGCTGCCCTGAGGAGGGTGCTCACAGCGTATGCACACAGGAACCCCAAAATAGGCTACTGCCAG TCTATGAATATTTTGACCTCCGTGTTGCTGCTGTATGCCAAAGAGGAGGAAGCCTTTTGGCTGCTGGTTGCTGTGTGTGAGCGAATGCTGCCGGATTACTTCAACCACCGAGTGATAG GTGCTCAGGTAGACCAGTCAGTGTTTGAAGAGCTTATAAAAGAGCAACTTCCAGAGCTGGCTGAACATATGAAGGATCTGACAGCCCTAGCTTCCATCTCTCTTTCCTGGTTCCTTACCCTTTTCCTCAGCATCATGCCCCTGGAAAGTGCTGTGAATGTTGTGGACTGCTTCTTCTATGATGGCATCAAAGCCATTTTCCAGCTGGGCTTGGCCATACTGGAAGCAAATGCTGTGGATCTGTGTAACAGCAAGGATGATGGGCAGGCCCTGATGATCCTGAGCAG GTTTTTAGAGCGTGTCAAAAATGAGGAAAGCCCTCTGCCACCTATTGGTAATCACCATGCATTCTTCAGTGACGACCAGGAATCTTCTCCAGTGACTGAAATAGCAAACCTGATTCATGACTCTTATGAG AAATTTGGAGACCACTCTGTGGAACAGATAGAGCACATGCGCTACAAACACCGAATCCGTGTCCTGCAGAGCCATGAAGATACAACCAAGCAAAATGTG ctCAGAGTTGTCATCCCAGATGTTTCAATTCTTCCTGAAGATTTGGAGGAATTGTATGATTTGTTCAAG AGGGAGCATTTAATCAGGTGCTACTGGGAAAGCACGAGCGTGGTGTCGGAGCGCCATGATCCCAGGCGGCCGTACGCCGAGCAGTACCGCATCGACGCCCAGCAGTTCGCCAGCCTCTACCGGCTGCTCTCGCCCTGGACCTGCGGGGAGCACACCGACCTCCTTGCCCACAGGACCTTCCGCCTCCTGGATGAGAACAGGGACCGGCTCATCGAGTTCAAGGGGCTCGCCAGCTGCTTGG ATGTTATGTATAATGGAGAAATGAACGAAAAGATAAAGTTACTATACAAGCTGCATATCCCACCGG ctCTCACAGAAAACGAACGAGACAGCCAGTCACCATTAAAGAATCCTTTGCTGTCAACATCAAGACCACTGGTCATTGGAAAATCAAATG GTGATGCAGTAGATTACCAAAAGCAGTTGAAGCAGATGCTGAAGGATCTAGCCAAAGAAAAGGAtactaaaaatgaaaaggaattgCCAAAAATGAGCCAG AGGGAGTTCATTCAGTTCTGCAAAACGTTGTATAGCATGTTTCATGAAGATCCAGAGGAGAATGATTTGTATCAAGCCATTGCCACTGTGACCACACTGTTACTTCAGATTGGAGAAGTAGGACAAAGGAGCATCAGCCTGGGGAGTGGATCAGATGAGTTCACCGAGGACTTACAGCCCGAGGCCTCCACTTCAGACCAGGATGCTGTTTTTACTGACACTGTGAAGACCCCTCACAAAGACTCTCAACCTTCACCTGCGACTGAGGGGGACTGGACTGTCTCTTTTGAACATATTTTAGCCTCCCTCTTGACTGAACAATCATTAGTTAACTTCTTTGAAAAACCCTTAGAACTGAAACCAAAGCTTGAGAATGCAAAGCTAAATCAATACAGTCTCAGAACAAATGGACTGAGCTGCCAGTCACGGAGTGAACATGCAAAACCAAGCACGCAGTAG